In Methanoregula sp., a single genomic region encodes these proteins:
- a CDS encoding translation initiation factor IF-6, translating into MERTITFAGDPNIGVFARVVGNIAIIPPDSTPEFRHAVKEALQVEVIETTIQGSEIIGSLVAGNSRGVVVSGLATEEEIEKLAKHRKVFLLNETMNAAGNVIMANDTFAAVHPDMPEGLVKEIGDFLGVEVIHLVLGGVKTVGMAGVATNKGVIVHPRATDAQIKQIEAVANVPVGTGSINMGSGLIGTGLMANDTGYLVGNATSGFELGRIEDVFGFLE; encoded by the coding sequence ATGGAAAGGACGATCACGTTTGCAGGCGATCCGAACATCGGGGTTTTTGCCCGGGTGGTAGGAAATATCGCAATAATCCCGCCGGATTCCACACCGGAATTCAGGCATGCAGTAAAGGAAGCGCTCCAGGTTGAGGTCATTGAGACCACGATCCAGGGTAGCGAGATCATCGGCTCCTTGGTTGCCGGTAACAGCCGGGGCGTTGTCGTCTCGGGACTGGCAACGGAAGAGGAGATCGAGAAGCTGGCAAAGCACCGCAAGGTGTTCCTGCTCAATGAGACAATGAATGCCGCGGGCAACGTGATCATGGCCAACGATACCTTCGCTGCAGTCCACCCGGACATGCCCGAAGGCCTGGTAAAAGAGATCGGCGATTTCCTTGGTGTTGAAGTGATCCACCTTGTTCTTGGCGGGGTAAAGACCGTCGGTATGGCGGGCGTTGCCACGAACAAGGGCGTCATTGTGCACCCAAGGGCAACCGATGCCCAGATCAAGCAGATCGAAGCGGTTGCAAACGTGCCGGTCGGCACCGGGTCGATCAATATGGGCAGCGGTCTTATCGGTACCGGTCTCATGGCGAACGACACCGGTTACCTTGTCGGGAATGCGACGAGCGGGTTTGAGCTTGGCAGGATTGAAGACGTATTTGGATTTCTGGAGTGA
- a CDS encoding 50S ribosomal protein L31e, translated as MAEIMKEHVYIIPLRNAKRMPRWKRCNGAMKDIKKYLAKHMKSEDVKIDQGINEKVWYRGAEKPPSKIRIRAMKMEDGQVQAELAPES; from the coding sequence ATGGCTGAAATAATGAAGGAACACGTGTATATCATCCCGCTGCGCAATGCAAAGCGGATGCCGCGCTGGAAGCGGTGCAACGGCGCAATGAAGGATATCAAGAAGTATCTCGCCAAGCACATGAAGAGCGAGGATGTCAAGATTGACCAGGGCATCAATGAGAAGGTGTGGTACCGGGGCGCAGAGAAGCCACCGTCAAAGATCCGTATCCGCGCCATGAAAATGGAGGACGGGCAGGTTCAGGCTGAACTTGCACCGGAATCATAG
- the rpl18a gene encoding 50S ribosomal protein L18Ae → MENQKFEVKGTFLMGEDWAPYTKIIAAPNAKQAQERTLAVIGSKHNLKRRYIKIDAIKAVKAE, encoded by the coding sequence ATGGAGAATCAGAAGTTTGAGGTTAAAGGAACCTTTTTAATGGGCGAAGACTGGGCCCCGTACACAAAGATTATCGCGGCCCCCAATGCAAAGCAGGCACAGGAACGCACCTTAGCCGTAATTGGCAGCAAGCACAACCTGAAACGCAGGTACATCAAGATCGATGCGATCAAGGCCGTTAAGGCCGAGTAA